The segment GAGCAAAAAAACAGATCTATGTATCTGTATTctgaagagaaagacagacaggctaAGCTATAGAGGGCAGGGCTAATGCTCGGAGTAGTTTAAAGCCATATGATCTCTAGTGGCTGAAATAATAGACTGATTGTATCTTACCAGTTACCTGAGACGGGAGTTCAGTGAATCAGGAATGTTGCTTTACACCTTTAAAAGTAGGCTATGCTCATGTCAGTCTTTCTATAAACTCAGAGTTACCAAATACTACCATATATTAGAGAGGAGTCtttaacatgaaaagaaaaaaaaaacaacacacacaaacacaaaaaacactttcCTGAATTGCCATGGTGATCATAATCAGTTGGCAATTTTATTTCACCTTTTTGTCGCCTTGCCTAGGGTTTCCAATGCTAAAGTCCTGTCgctaattgtaaaaaaaaaaaaaaaaaaaaatatgtgttcACTCACCTCAATCCATCTCTGCGCCTCCAAGTAGGCTTCGTCGCAGCTGACAGCGGACTGCTCACGCCACTCCATCACAAACTTATTAACAGAGCTGCTCTGGCGGGCCAAATTGGTTCCAAGTGGCCCGCGTTTAAACGTCCAGTGACATAAACTTGAGCCAGTTGAAACAAGCAGACACAGTGAAAGCACTTAAAACTGGTCAAGCAGTCTAGAAGAGCACAGGTGAACTGGCAGCCACATTCCTCATACATGAAATATGCCTCCTATTGTTCATTTCCACCAGCTCATCAGTGAAAGAATGCAAGGTGTAACAGTAACGCCTTTCCTTTGCATCACCGTGCGGTTGCTGCTTACCTGTTCTTTCATCCGACACACCTgtggtttgtttctttttatgtaGGATTTCCACGCACCGCTCGGTCTCCGCATATGCAGCCAGCGATCAAACGAGCCTTAAAACCAACTCGACCCGGGCTCAGCTCGTCTGGTAGAGGCACCGACAGGAGAGATTCTCTTTTTCATCAAGTTACATGAGGTGGAGGCTGTGGCAGGAGGGTTTCCAAAGTGGGGTCAGAGGACCACCCACAGGTCCTTGAGCGGCTTCCAGGTGAACACAAGCTTGAGCATGCCACTCTTTGGAAGATTATTTTAACCCAAGGTTTTCAGTGATGCCCACATACAAACATATTCCCACATTACAGTTCCTTTGGCCAAAATAGTATCAATTTGAAGTCTGTAGACTGCTGAGCACCAAAAAGATAACTGTTAAAAAGTTAGAGTCCCTGGATTAACTCTTCTACCTCCAGGAGTTCGgcttactttaaaaaaaacaaacctcttTCCTGCAACGCCACACAGCGGCGGCTAGGGTGCATTGCAGGGCCTGAGAAACAATTGACAGCAGTGGAAAGCAACTATAGCACAATTTTGAGGTAGGCCTAtgtctgctactttatacttctgctcAACTACATTCAGAGGGAAATGCATGTTTCCCAactatatttatttgacaaTTACAGTGAGTTTGCAGATTCAAACTGTACATGGGCTTCAAAACCTCATCTTATAAACTATAATACACTGCTATAGATAACAATTCCCAAAGTATATAGAGTTGTTCAAATTACCTCAACCTAGACAAACCTTAAAATGTTGCGTTATTGGATCAATGATAATAATCACTActtcagtacttttacttttgatacttttatttaattaaaaaaggctACTTCTACTTCTTCCACTACCACTAAGGAGTAGCCTGCAGCACACAGGTGGTTGGCTTTGACTTTGACATATCTAAGAAATCATGAGCCATTTGTGTCATATTTTATGAGGTAGCCTACTGTAAATAGACTTAAAACTCACGGTCTATGGTCCTACCAGGCTTAAAACCTCTGTGGGTCACTCAGCTATTAAAGACCATATAGCTAAGCACATATGTTTCAAGGTATATTGTATAAATGATAGTGTAACCTAAAGTGCAACTCATTTTACTTTTGCAGTCAGTATTATTAATGAGCATTTTAATATACCATAGCTGGATCACCTTGAGAGAGGGTTACTGCAGTGGTAGTAATGATTGGTAAACAGGTGGAGGACAAGTCAGTTACCCCTTTAGCAtctcctctccctttcaggTTTCATTAGCTCAAGTACTGGATCCCCCTATCCAACTGCACACAGAAAGTCTGAGAGAATATTGCCGCTCCCATTTTGAGCTACATCCTCTGGCCTTATTACAGGCTTTTCACGAGAAGAAAACTTCTATTTTCCGCTGTTGACTGAGAAGCATGGCACATATAAAAATGCAAACAAGTATCTATGCACAGAATAATTACACAGGTCTTTACTTTTTGTGACAGTTTCTGTAGCTTATACAATAACAAGAATCTAAACCTTTCAGTTTAAAGCTGCTTTCATATCTGCTCCAAGTGCAGACTTACAGGAATCACAGATTAAGTAGGACGTTCTTCCAACTAGAAACAGTGAAGTTTTATGGATCAAAATTTTGATCACAATGTAAGCTGCAGAAGTTAAGCAGCCTGGTTAAGCCTCTTTAATGGTTTAGGTTCATCTAAGGTGTGGTCTAAATTACATTAACAAGACAAACAAGTCAAGAAAATCTTTAGATGCTGTTTGCTTAATGTTCAGAAAAggcacaagtttggcaagtgttTTAGCAAATGTCATGAGGCCTCCTCTAGGATTAGgttaagtcttttttttttttttttttaaatagtcagGTGCCTCATCTTGGCTTCAGACAAGGTGTGGAATGTGTTTTTGCACACAATGaagactgtggattttgtctcCCAATACTGATATTAAAAGTACATTAGAAGGATCTTTTAATGGCCAGTATTAACAAGAGGAATGATTACATCAAGCAAATACTGTTTCACTGTACATGTGAGTACCCTTTTAAAACAAGCTTAGGTGTAcctatcatttatttttaagaattttcttttccatttcatgTAATAAACAGAGTTTTTGCAACTTTTGGATCAGGTTCCTGGTTGTATTCAAATCAATAGCTTTTTGTATGTTTAACAGCTCTCCTATGATTACTTCAAAAGCATTTCTTTTGCCATTGCTGAGATACTATACTGGTATCCCATAATGTTTTTTAGATTCTCTTCAGTAGGCCTAGTTGCATACATTTATCAATAATAAGTTTTCACCAGCTAAGATTTGAGTTAGAGAAGATCCACGAGCAAAGTCTTTAATAAATTTGCCTTTTATTTGACAGAATTACAAAAATGTAGGCACCTTCCACATGGATGTACAGTCTGCTTTTTTTTGATAAGCTTTTCACAACATCATTATCGCATACAACAGCTATAGCCCATCTGTTTTTTCAACGCTATGATTGAAATTAAAGCCTTGCAAAACACGTTTCTTCAGCTGGTTTTGACCATGTGGTCAGATATATGATCAAAAGCAGATACACACAATATGCATCACTGAACCCAGAGTAAAAAAGAATTTGCGCTCCCTCAGTGACATGGAAAACTTGTTGAACTTCTTTCTTAAATGAAAGCCAAACATGCCATGTCAACAAACTttagtgcagtgcagtgtgcAGAGATGTTTCAGCAGTGGGGAAGTGGAAGATTTTGATCTTAACAAGAAATGCTGTTAGTTGCACAGCAGCACTCTAATACTCTTAAAATTTCATCCAACATGTAGCAATTGAAATATGACAAAAATGGACCATTACTTAGATATCATTTCCCTCAACAttacttattaaaatattttttgaaaaaaaaaaaaaaaagatttctaaTTTTCCAAGCATGTCAGCACTTGAGAATGTTTGGCagtaatgttttctttgttatgTGGGGTCACAAGGAAGTTTCCTCAGTATGACTCTTTAGAGAGGGCAATGATGGTGAATCGAACCTCCTGAGGGTCGCGAGCCATGAAGATCTTACAAACCTCTACAGCATCCTGCAGTGCAAGCAAACACATCAGGAAAATTATGAATTGCAACTCTGctttagaaaatattttcatgtcAATTTGTCCGTTTTATTCTGTGATGTCTTACCTCGAGTATAGTATCTTCTGATGTTTCTCCGTGGACAATAGGGAAAGGCTTCCGGCCATCTAggtataaaataaacaaaaaaaacccattgtCATTTAAATCCATCATCACTAAATGTAGAATTAAAGGAATTACCATCAACTGTGTGGCAAATAGTATTAAATGTTTTCTACATATATGAACATACTTCAGCAGTGCCTAACTCACCCAGTTCATATAACTTTCCTCCGACATTCACAAAAGCTATAAAATGCAGATTCACTTTCTCATCTAAACTTGGTGCCTATAACAGacaagaaataaacaaagtatTGAGTTAAACATACTCTTTTAGGTTGTGTACTAAACAAAGTTCAACACAAGACTAAAGGTGTTATCTTTGTCAGACACATCCTCAGGCAATGCAGCTCATCTAATACTCAATACAAACCTCAGTCTGTCCCTCCTGTGCACTGGATTCATGTGTAACACGTATACTCTGAAACAGAAAGGaggaatgaaaatgtaaatgatttGCAGTGTATCATTGGTggtccctgttttttttttttttgtattgtacttcatagttatttaacacatctcctacatatttaaaacattctttttattttttctgttattaTCTAACAAATGACCGCTCCAGAGGGGTTAGATAAAATTGTTACCAGGTAATAAAGATAACATTTCACAACAGGATACGGATATGGTTGTTGTGATACTGATAAAAGGTCTGGGGCCAAAACGATTTTTCCATCTGTCTCccaaatgattaaaaacaaaaaacaaaagtagtgTAGTCCTTTACTCGTGTGTCCATCTCGGACCACTTCATCACCACATCTTTCAGCAAAGATTTTCTTTTCAGTGGTTTCCTACCTCGTCTTTTTCCAGGAAGGTGGCCCTCTCTTCTGGTGTCATTTGAGAGGTTTGTTCAATAAACTTCTTAAGAGGAGAATCTGGCTCTAAGGACAAAGGACAAAATccattaaaatcaataaaaaactGTCTGCaagcaaaaatgtgtttggatTTAGAGCTGGGTGATATGTCAATACACTGACTTTCTAAGAGGAGATTATGTATTGTGTTATTATGATGAATGTAATCTAATCCTAGTATAAAACGATGATAAAAATCATCTGAACTGTTCAAGCTGAGAAAAATTATGAACAATTCAATGCCATTAACGGGTTTGCCGTCATATCAACTCTCAAGTTGTAAACATGGAAAACTATCACATCTCTACCACTGCACATGACGTGAACGGAATAACTACTCACCAAATTCCAGGTGTGCCTTGTTGTTTGCCACTGCGTGAATTAATCCTATTGTTCCACAGGCGTTTCCAATAGTTTGCTTAATGAAGTAGACGTTGGGAGAGACATCCTGACGCTGATTCTTGagtttctcttcctcttcttgctTGAATGTCTCATACTTGACAGACGtgggagaaaagagaaatgtttgTTGGACATTGTTTCTTATGGCATGGACAGGGGTCTGCACATTTATAGAATTCTTAAGTTGGTTCATGATCATGTGGTTAATACATTTTACACTAAAGatgttgcaaaaacaaaaacgtaCCTTCTCTGTAACTGGGAACAGAAGCAGCACTGCACACACTGGTCTTGGTACCATGCTCAGAAGCTCTGGATCCAATCCGTATACATCTCCAAATTGCCAGGTTGGCCTCATACCCAAACAATTGACAAACTACACAAAAGCTGAGAGTAAATTTGTATGCACACAAAGACATAAAGCTCACCTGAAAGTATCTGGCAGACAGGTTTAACCCAAATAAAGTTGTATGTAATAGTGCTCTCCTATTTACCATTATAAACAACTTATCATACCTAATCCCAAAATGgctattacacacacatacttaaaaaagaagaagaaaagaacgTCATTACTCTCTAATACATGTTCGGCCACTGCATGCCAGCATACCAAACTTCTgttaaaaatctttaaaaataaataaataaataaaaacgatAACTACTCTTTATATGAAATACTTATTATCATAACAAAGCTAAATTTATGggtaattgtttattttacaggtcTAACATTTCTTATTAATCTCCAAGAACGTTTCCTGTAAATGATGTATGCTGGCACTAATTACAGGAAAATGGGAATTTTCTAGAGTTCCATTAAAACCCAGGCAAATATGAATTAATTATCCATTTATTTTAGGACACTTTATCATCCATGCAAGTTAAATTGCTTGTATGTAGAtacatttcagatttttcatGTTCAGCTGACcttgaatttaaattaattcattgGTAATGTGCCAATTAAACACTCAATGCTTCCTCATGATTAGTACCAAACTACATAGTTTATGTGAAATAAAGCTTTATCAAATTGTCCAGTGTGTGTCCTCTAGGACGACATTCAACAGGTGAACTGAGAGTCTTACTGTCAAGAGGTGGGGTGGTTTCAAAGGGGACAGCAATTAGTTTGGTTACTGAGGGTCAGAATATACAGGTAGATCTTACAGAAAATGGCTTGGACAACTGCATAAAATGTAacaatgaaatgtatttatgagTTAAACAACCTATAAAATATATTACTAGACATACAATTACAGCATACTACTAGCAATAAAGTATGTTAATGCCTATGTCAACTTCTTTGCAGCCTGACACTTGCATTATGTTTATCAGGCAGTAGTAGGCTACATTATTTAGTAActtttacatctttaaaagtaacgttaacgttacattgCATCGCTGCTGGGTAGGCCTTGTGTCGCTTTGCTGCTGATTATTCAGATCATCCATCTGGTGTTAAATTCAGTCAGAAGAATACTCACCTTTGTCATGACCTGAaatgaaaagataaataaaaatattaatcaagTTGCTTTTTGGGTCTATCAAACCAGCCACACCGGCTTCAGCTTTTGTTCTCTCTACTGCTAGCTACAAGTTAGCTAGCCATCACATGCTTGTAAATGAATGACTCCGACGAATATAGTTTGATAATAGATTAGATAATCAGCAATACGCACTTCTGGATTCGACTCCAGAGGCAACCAGCGTGGAGAATCCATTCTGAAGTAACGTCAACCGTTA is part of the Micropterus dolomieu isolate WLL.071019.BEF.003 ecotype Adirondacks linkage group LG07, ASM2129224v1, whole genome shotgun sequence genome and harbors:
- the uchl3 gene encoding ubiquitin carboxyl-terminal hydrolase isozyme L3 isoform X1: MDSPRWLPLESNPEVMTKFVNCLGMRPTWQFGDVYGLDPELLSMVPRPVCAVLLLFPVTEKYETFKQEEEEKLKNQRQDVSPNVYFIKQTIGNACGTIGLIHAVANNKAHLEFEPDSPLKKFIEQTSQMTPEERATFLEKDESIRVTHESSAQEGQTEAPSLDEKVNLHFIAFVNVGGKLYELDGRKPFPIVHGETSEDTILEDAVEVCKIFMARDPQEVRFTIIALSKESY
- the uchl3 gene encoding ubiquitin carboxyl-terminal hydrolase isozyme L3 isoform X2, producing MRPTWQFGDVYGLDPELLSMVPRPVCAVLLLFPVTEKYETFKQEEEEKLKNQRQDVSPNVYFIKQTIGNACGTIGLIHAVANNKAHLEFEPDSPLKKFIEQTSQMTPEERATFLEKDESIRVTHESSAQEGQTEAPSLDEKVNLHFIAFVNVGGKLYELDGRKPFPIVHGETSEDTILEDAVEVCKIFMARDPQEVRFTIIALSKESY